Proteins encoded by one window of Anticarsia gemmatalis isolate Benzon Research Colony breed Stoneville strain chromosome 15, ilAntGemm2 primary, whole genome shotgun sequence:
- the LOC142978878 gene encoding uncharacterized protein LOC142978878: protein MYVRYSVLNILILVCFCGSSGNGSKILSRRKRYVAFPEGSSFSCAGCVTVGVIGQPAPSSSPGILTWGLNWGIAYELPNSTETSAFYRRFKGRRPMEQRRSRRELYRKLETVIDSMGYSGRECVLKTLCETTQRLVPHGGNMIEEMFRTLFTMPITKLISSEPIEHAIYDSAQRLGKILDNCDQFKCPISLVDLVQGYYNAPSPNVNIAMKPWALFSNSFRNK, encoded by the exons atgtatgtgagatacagTGTTctgaatattttgatattggTATGCTTTTGTGGTTCTTCGGGAAATGGTTCGAAGATTCTCTCGAGGAGGAAACGGTATGTCGCGTTCCCTGAAGGCTCCAGTTTTTCG TGTGCCGGTTGCGTCACAGTCGGCGTAATCGGCCAGCCAGCCCCCAGTTCATCCCCAGGTATCTTGACATGGGGTCTAAACTGGGGTATTGCGTACGAGCTGCCAAACTCCACTGAAACCTCAGCCTTCTACAGAAGATTTAAAGGAAGAAGGCCTATGGAACAGAGGAGGAGTCGCAGAGAACTTTATAGGAAGTTGGAGACGGTGATAGACAG CATGGGCTACAGCGGGAGAGAGTGCGTCTTGAAGACTTTGTGCGAGACAACGCAGAGACTCGTGCCTCATGGTGGAAATATGATTGAAGAAATGTTCAGAACTTTGTTTAC GATGCCAATAACCAAGTTGATATCATCAGAGCCGATAGAACACGCGATCTACGACTCAGCCCAACGCCTCGGGAAGATTCTGGACAATTGTGATCAGTTCAAATGTCCTATATCATTAGTAGACCTTGTTCAAGGGTATTATAACGCTCCTTCACCCAATGTGAATATTGCTATGAAACCCTGGGCACTGTTTAGtaatagttttagaaataaGTAA